The Polaribacter sp. Q13 sequence CTAACTTCTAAACTAAATCATTAAACTGAAAATTACATAAGGAAGGTTACTTTCCATATGTAACAAAATCTCTAAAAAAGAATGGAAACTAAGAAAATACTTATAATACTAGGAATAATACTATTTGTTCTTATTGGTTTATTTTACATCTATGCCAAAGGATTGGGTTCAATGTATGCTCTTGGGAATAAGCCTGATGAAAGTCCTTTTTATATAACAACCAAACCTATAGTGGTTAAAAATATACTTTTGCCAAAAGGAACGAAAATCAGCTATAAGAAAAACTACTTTTGGCAAAAATATGAGCAAAAAGAACTACTTAATGAAAAAAACATTAAAGAGATTTCTTTTCCAGAAGTAATAAATTGGGGAGGAGTTCCAATTACTTCTATTTTAAAATTTTTTAATCCAGAAATGAAAGGTTTTAGTGTTTATGCTGATTTTAATAGATTAGATAAAAACAAAGAAACCCAATTTTCTAATTTATGGAAAAGTTGTAGTAGTAAATTACAAATAAGTGTGCAAGACACTGACGATTGGTCTTTTAATAAAAAAAATATTTCGGATATTGAATCTTGTAGTGTAAATTATCAAAGATATTTTAGTGAAGATGAAAAGCAACAAAAATTTTTGAATGACTTGCTTAGTGAAATGATGAAGATAAAAAAGTAAAAAAATAACGAACAAGCCCTAAGGTTTTAAAAACAATAAAGAATAGAAAAGGTCTTCTTAAACTGAAAAATATTCTTTTCAATCTAAACGCGATTCTTTTAATAGAACGTTGAGAAAAACTCTACACCAATAACAATTTAGAAATTACACCGTCGCCAATTTCCTCATTCATCATTTTAATAATTTTTTCTTTTCCATAACTTAACTCTTCCCGTAAAACAGAAGAGTTTAATTGAATAACCAAAGTTTTGTTTTGCAATTTCACAGAAACTGTATGATTGGCAACTCCAGGCCCCATCATTTTATTCCAAGTTTCTTCTGCTTTTATTTTTTGCATTCCCCTACTCAAGTTATTTTCCTTGATAAAACTTTTCATTAAATCTTCTATTGAAAAGGAATCGTTTTCTCTTTTTGCCATTATATGTAGCTTTTTACTTTTTACTATTTGCCCTTTGCTAATTGTTGTTTGAATAAAAAGACTTCGACAAGCTCTGTCTAATATTCGTAAAATAAATTGAATTTTGAAATCATGAAACTTCTTCGTCATTACGAATCAAACTTTTTTTGCTTGATATAGTAATCTCATTATTGTATCAAATAAACATTTTATCAATTTTTATCAGATTCATTTTTAAAGTTTTGATTTGAAACTTACAATTTAAAAATCTGATACTCTTTACTTCCTTGCTTTAATATATTTTCGGTTCTTTCAAAATGAGTGTCTGTTATAAATATTTGTCCAAATTCATCATTATTTACCAAATCTATTATTTGAGACACCCTATTTTCATCTAATTTATCAAAAATATCATCTAATAATAAGATAGGAATCACCTTCGATTGTTGTTTGATAAACTCAAACTGCGCCAATTTTAATGCAATTAAATACGATTTTTGCTGTCCTTGTGAGCCAAACTTTTTAATAGGATAATCGCCAATATCAAAACTTAAATCATCTTTATGTATGCCAGAAGTGGTGTATTGTATAATCTTATCTTTTACCAATGATTTTTGCAATAAATCCTGCATTTCAAAATCATGTAACTGACTCTTATAAAATAAATTAACACGTTCTTTATCTCCAGATATAATTTGATATTTTTCATTAAAAATAGGGATAAACTCTTCTAAAAATTTTTTTCTAACCTCATAAATTCGACTTCCATATTCAGAAAGTTGCTCATCATAAACACTTAAATTTAAAGCATCAAAAGTTCTATTAGCTGCAAAATATTTTAATAATGCGTTTCGCTGACTCAATACCTTATTATACGACAATAAATCTTTTAAATAAGTTTTATTTTGCTGAGAAATTACACCATCTATAAATTTTCTCCTCGTATCACTCCCCTCCGTTACCAAATCTCTATCTGCAGGCGAAATAATAACCAAAGGCAACTGACCAATATGCTCAGAAAACTTCTCGTAACTTTTTCCGTTTCTTTTTAAGACTTTCTTTTGTCCTTTTTTAAGACTGCAGACTATTTTTTCATTTCTATCATTTAAAAGATAGTCTCCTTCTATCATAAAAAACCCTTCTCCATGCCTAATATTCTGAACTGCGACAGAATTAAAATAACTTTTTGTAAAAGACAAGTAATAAATAGCATCTAAAACATTGGTTTTTCCAATACCGTTATTACCTACAAAGCAATTTATTTTCTGTTGAAAATCAAAAGATTGCGACTCAATATTTTTAAAATTGAGTAAAGAAATTTTCTTTAAATACATGAATAAAATTTGATATTGAAAACGTTTTGCAAATTATTGAAAATTTAGCGAATTATCCGCTTTTAAAATCCAATTAAAAAAACTATTTTTGTCGCCACTAATTTTTAAGGAAATAATGGCAACATACAAGAAAAAATATAAGGCAGAAAGTAAAAAAGTAGAAAATCAAATTGATGAATCAGAATTTGAAACAGCTGGAGTATTACATACTTTAGATGAAACAGCTTCTAAATCAGAACAATGGATTGAAAAGAATAACAAACCTTTGTTTTTAACTTTAATAGCAATTGTTGTTATCTTCTTAGGATATTTAGGATATAATAAATATGTGTCTGAACCAAATGAAACAGAAGCTTCTAATGAATTAGCTTTTCCTAGAAAATATTTTGATGAAGCTGCCATTGCAGGTACCGGAATAGATTCTTTGTTAACTTTAGGTTTAGAAGGTGCAGATGGTAAATATGGTTTTTTAGACATTGCAGATTCTTTTAGCGGAACAGATGCTGGAAATTTAGCAAACTATTATGCTGGTGTTTCTTACTTACAAATGAAGAAATACGACAAAGCAATTGAGTATTTAAGTAAATTTAATTCTGATGATGAATTATTAGGACCTGTTTCTATAGGTGCTATTGGTGATGCTTTTGCAGATATTAATCAACCAGAAGATGCTTTAGAATATTATGAAAAAGCAGCGAATAAAAAAAGTAATGAATTTACTGCTCCATTATACTTATTTAAAGCAGGACAAACTGCTATGGAATTAAAGAATTTTGGTAAAGCAGAAACATTATTTACAAAAATTAAAGAAAACTATTCTAAATCTGACCAAGGTAGAGATATAGAAAAATATATAGCAGCTGCAAAATACGCTAACTAAAATAGTCTGCAGTTCTCAGTCCACCAGTAAGCTGTTGCAGTAGGCCGTAACTTACTAGATACTGAAACTAAAAACTTAAAACTTAATAAAAATGGCTACTACCAATTTATCAGTTTACGATAAAACAACAATCCCAAATGCGAAATCTTTTCGATTTGGGATTGTTGTTTCTGAATGGAATCCAGAAATTACAGAGAATTTACAAAAAGGCGCAATTGAAACTTTATTAGATTGTGGAGCAACTAAAGAAAACATTATTTCTTGGAATGTTCCTGGAAGTTTTGAATTGGTTTATGGCTGCAAAAAAATGATTGCAACACAACAAGTAGATGCTATTATTGCCATTGGTAATGTAATACAAGGAGAAACAAAACATTTCGATTTTGTTTGTGAAGGTGTTACCCAAGGTATTGTAGATTTAAATGTAAAGCATGATGTTCCTGTAATTTTCTGTGTTTTAACAGATAACACAAAACAACAATCTTTAGATAGATCTGGCGGTAAATTAGGTAATAAAGGAACCGAATGTGCTGTAGCAGCGATAAAAATGGCTGCACTTAAAAACATTGATACTTCTACAGAAAGTATTGGATATTAATTAACACCTACCCTGCAATGTTTTAGAAACCTTGCAGGATAGGTATTCTTAAATTCTTAAATAATTTCTAAGTTTTTATAGTTAAAGGATTATAGCTTTATGTTATTTCTCCCTTTGGTAGAAATAACAAAACTTTATGTGAAATTAATTGACCCCTCGTGTCTTCTGACAGTTTTAAGAACTCTTTTAACATCTTTTTTTGAAGAATTACTTTTAATTCTGTAAATTTGAAATACTTATATAAGTTGGTATAATCCTTGATTTATTCAAGAAATTATAAACCAATAATACTAAAACTATGGGATTTTTAAAACGTACTAATAAAAAATTTGATTACCAACCTCGCTTCTACAAGGGAGAAGGAAGTCCTTTTAAAATTGAACATAAATTAGATCAATTTAGATCTACTACTGGTAAAAATAAAGGGATTAAAGGTAAATTTGGTGACGCTATTGACGATCTAAAAAACTCAGATAAAAGCGTAAACAAAACACTTTTTATTATCATCGCAATTTTGGTACTTATCTTTTTGTACATCATAGATTTCGATTTATCTATTTTCAATAAAAATTAATGTCGGATATTATTCAACTATTACCAGATCATGTTGCAAACCAAATTGCTGCAGGAGAAGTCGTTCAACGTCCTGCTTCTGTAGTAAAAGAGTTATTAGAAAATGCAATCGATGCAGGTGCTACCAACATAAAACTATTATTAAAAGATGCTGGAAAAACGTTAATTCAAGTAATTGATAACGGAAAAGGAATGAGCGCTACAGATGCTAGAATGAGTTTTGAGCGTCATGCAACTTCTAAAATTCAAAAAGCAGAAGATTTATTTAACCTTAGCACAAAAGGTTTTAGAGGAGAAGCTTTGGCTTCTATTGCAGCAATTGCTCATGTAGAGTTAAAAACAAAACAAGACAACGAAGAACTGGGTACTTGTATAAAAATTGAAGGAAGTAAAATTGTATCACAAGATTTTATTTCTACCAGTAAAGGAACAAGTATTGCTGTAAAAAATTTATTTTACAATATTCCTGCTAGAAGAAATTTTTTAAAATCGGATACTGTAGAAACGCGTCATATTATAGATGAATTTCAAAGAGTAGCATTAGCGCATCCAACTATTGCTTTTTTAATGCATCATAACAATAATGAAGTGTATCATTTAAAAAGCAGTAATTTAAGAAAACGAATTGTGAGTGTTTTCGGTACTAAAATGAATGAAAAATTAGTTCCCATAAATGAACAAACAGATATTGTTGGTATAGAAGGTTTTGTTGCAAAACCAGAATTTTCTAAAAGAAAAAGAGGAGAACAATTCTTTTTTGTAAATGATCGTTTTATAAAAAGTTCTTATTTAAATCATGCAGTTGTAAATGCCTTTGATGGTTTGTTAGAACAGGGATCGCATCCCTCCTACTTTTTGTATTTAACCGTACCTGCAAACACTATTGACATCAATATACATCCCACAAAAACGGAGATAAAGTTTGATAATGAAAAAGCATTGTACGCCATGTTAAGAGCCACTGTAAAGCACAGTTTAGGGCAGTACAATGTAGCGCCTCTTTTAGATTTTAATAGAGATGCTAATTTAGACACTCCTTATGAGTTTAATACAAAAACAAAACCGACTTCTACTCCTAGAATATCTGTAGATCCAGATTTTAATCCGTTTAAAGAAGAGGCTAGTAAAGAAATTCATACGCCGTTTAAAAGAGAACCACAAACCCAAAGTTGGGAGTCTTTATACACTTCAGTTGCTATTACAGATGAAGAAAAACAGTCTGAAT is a genomic window containing:
- a CDS encoding riboflavin synthase subunit beta → MGFLKRTNKKFDYQPRFYKGEGSPFKIEHKLDQFRSTTGKNKGIKGKFGDAIDDLKNSDKSVNKTLFIIIAILVLIFLYIIDFDLSIFNKN
- the ribH gene encoding 6,7-dimethyl-8-ribityllumazine synthase — encoded protein: MATTNLSVYDKTTIPNAKSFRFGIVVSEWNPEITENLQKGAIETLLDCGATKENIISWNVPGSFELVYGCKKMIATQQVDAIIAIGNVIQGETKHFDFVCEGVTQGIVDLNVKHDVPVIFCVLTDNTKQQSLDRSGGKLGNKGTECAVAAIKMAALKNIDTSTESIGY
- a CDS encoding tol-pal system YbgF family protein: MSPLIFKEIMATYKKKYKAESKKVENQIDESEFETAGVLHTLDETASKSEQWIEKNNKPLFLTLIAIVVIFLGYLGYNKYVSEPNETEASNELAFPRKYFDEAAIAGTGIDSLLTLGLEGADGKYGFLDIADSFSGTDAGNLANYYAGVSYLQMKKYDKAIEYLSKFNSDDELLGPVSIGAIGDAFADINQPEDALEYYEKAANKKSNEFTAPLYLFKAGQTAMELKNFGKAETLFTKIKENYSKSDQGRDIEKYIAAAKYAN
- the mutL gene encoding DNA mismatch repair endonuclease MutL, whose amino-acid sequence is MSDIIQLLPDHVANQIAAGEVVQRPASVVKELLENAIDAGATNIKLLLKDAGKTLIQVIDNGKGMSATDARMSFERHATSKIQKAEDLFNLSTKGFRGEALASIAAIAHVELKTKQDNEELGTCIKIEGSKIVSQDFISTSKGTSIAVKNLFYNIPARRNFLKSDTVETRHIIDEFQRVALAHPTIAFLMHHNNNEVYHLKSSNLRKRIVSVFGTKMNEKLVPINEQTDIVGIEGFVAKPEFSKRKRGEQFFFVNDRFIKSSYLNHAVVNAFDGLLEQGSHPSYFLYLTVPANTIDINIHPTKTEIKFDNEKALYAMLRATVKHSLGQYNVAPLLDFNRDANLDTPYEFNTKTKPTSTPRISVDPDFNPFKEEASKEIHTPFKREPQTQSWESLYTSVAITDEEKQSELFDNQQEIKTQKTFQIQRKYLLSSIKSGVVLINQSLAHQRILYEDFLESITVKEANSQQLLFPVKISYTSAEIEMIYTIKTELENAGFSFDEFTKDSVTIKGIPVSVTESKITIILEELLSDIDLEVPDASFSHFDVMAKSFAKTLSIKTGTQLSEREQEGLVNDLFSCKEPTVSPFGKPTFKTLTLNEIDNLFNS
- a CDS encoding DUF721 domain-containing protein, whose protein sequence is MAKRENDSFSIEDLMKSFIKENNLSRGMQKIKAEETWNKMMGPGVANHTVSVKLQNKTLVIQLNSSVLREELSYGKEKIIKMMNEEIGDGVISKLLLV
- a CDS encoding DNA replication/repair protein RecF — its product is MYLKKISLLNFKNIESQSFDFQQKINCFVGNNGIGKTNVLDAIYYLSFTKSYFNSVAVQNIRHGEGFFMIEGDYLLNDRNEKIVCSLKKGQKKVLKRNGKSYEKFSEHIGQLPLVIISPADRDLVTEGSDTRRKFIDGVISQQNKTYLKDLLSYNKVLSQRNALLKYFAANRTFDALNLSVYDEQLSEYGSRIYEVRKKFLEEFIPIFNEKYQIISGDKERVNLFYKSQLHDFEMQDLLQKSLVKDKIIQYTTSGIHKDDLSFDIGDYPIKKFGSQGQQKSYLIALKLAQFEFIKQQSKVIPILLLDDIFDKLDENRVSQIIDLVNNDEFGQIFITDTHFERTENILKQGSKEYQIFKL